The Cellulosimicrobium cellulans genome contains the following window.
GAACCCGACGCCGCCCGCGCCCACGATCCCGAGGATCGTCGAGGTGCGGATGTTGACGTCGAGCAGGTACAGGCCCGAGCCGACGATCGACGGCATCCCCTGGGGCAGCACGGCGGAGAAGAGGACCTTCCACCACCCGCCGCCGACGGACCGGACGGCCTCCGCGGCGCCGGGCGGGATCTCCTCGACCGCGTCGGCGACGAGCTTGCCGAGGAACCCGATCGAGCCGATGCCCAGCGCCATCGCGCCCGCGACGGGACCGAGGCCCACGGCGGCGACGAAGACGACGGCGAGGATGAGCTCGGGGATCGCTCGGACGACGAGGATCGTCGTGCGGGCGGCCGCGTAGACGACGGGGTGCGGGGCCACGGTGCGCGCGGCGAGCAGACCCAGGGGCAGGGACAGCACGACCCCGATGCCCGTCGCGACGAGCCCGATCGCGAGCGTCTGGAGCATCGCCTCCCACAGCGCGGGACCGAGCGAGGTGAGGTCGGGCGGGAACGTGCGGCCGGCGACCTCGAGCAGGCTGGGGACCGACGTGACGATCTCGAGCGGGTCGATGCCGAGGCGGGCGAAGGCGACGACGACGAGCGCCGCCGCGGCCCCTCCCGAGATCCACCGCACCGCGCGGTCGCGGCGGAACCGTGGCCTCCGCGGCGCGAGCAGCGTCCGCCGGACCGCGACCGCCAGCACCTCCATGACGGCGATCAGCACCAGGACGACGGCGACGATCCCGAGCGCCTTGGGGTACACCAGGCCGCGCAGGGCGTCCTGGAGGGCGAACCCGATCCCGCCCGCGCCGACGAACCCGAGCACCACCGACGTCCGTAGGTTGATGTCGACGCGGTAGACGAACGCCGACACCCACGCCGGCACCACCTGCGGCACGACGCCGTTCAGCAGCTCGCGCAGCCTCCCGACGCCCACGCTGCGCACGGCCTCGCGCGGCCCCGGGTCGGCGTCCTCGATCGCGTCCGCGAAGAGCTTGCCGAGCATCCCCACGGAGTGCAGCGCGAGCGCGAGGACCCCGGGCAGGACGCCGAGCCCGAGAGCCCGGACGAACAGCACGGCGAAGACGAGGTCGGGCACGGCACGGCAGAACGTGATGACCGCGCGCGCGACGGCCGCGACGGCGGGGTGCGGCGTCGTCGTGCGGGCGGCGAGGAACGCGAGCGGCACCGACAGGACCGTCGCGAGCACCGTGCCGAGGAACGCCATGAGGACCGTGTCCACGGCGAGCGTGGCGATCCGGGCGGGGTCGTCGACGCGCGGCGGCAGCATGCGCTCGACGAGGTTCGCGACGTCCTCGCCGCCCGCGACCAGCGTGGGCAGGTCGAGCCCGATGGACGAGGCCGCGACGAGCGTCGCGATCACCGCGCCCCCGGCCAGCCCGCGCAGCACGAGCTGGCGGTGCGTGGCGCGCGGGCGCGCGGGGAGGCGCGGGGCGGTCGGCGGGGCGGGCGCCTCCCGGACCGCGCGCGTCGCCTCCGGTGCCGGCGCGCTCACGCCGGCACCCGCGCGCGGGAGCGCTGCGCGACGCCGCGGGCGAGGTCGGCGGCCGCGCCGGACCCGGCCGCGCCCTCGCTCGCGTCGGTGCCCGGCTCGACGCGCCGGTAGATGGCCAGCGCCTCGTCCCGCGTGAGGCCCGCGGCGGGACGGTCGAGGACCTTCTCCCCGTGGCGCAGCCCCACGAGGCGGTCCGCCCAGCCGAGCGCGAGGTCGACCTGGTGCAGCGTGCACACGACCGTCAGGCCCTCCTCGGCGCAGACTCGCACGAACAGGTCCATGACCGCGCCCGCGTTCTCCGGGTCGAGGGACGCGACCGGCTCGTCCGCGAGCACGAGCTGGGGGCGCTGCATGAGCGTGCGCGCGATCGCGACGCGCTGCTGCTGCCCGCCCGAGAGCGTGTCCGCGCGCTGGTACGCCTGGTCGGCGAGGCCGACGCGCTCGATGTGGGCGAGCGCCTCGGCGCGCATGTGGCGCGAGTACGTCGAGACGCCGTACCGCGGGCCGCGCACGCGGCCGAGCCCGCCGACGAGGACGTTCTCCAGGCACGTGAGGCGGCCGACGAGGTTGAACTGCTGGAACACGAAGCCCACCTCGGTGCGCAGCCGGCGCAGCTCGCGCGAGGACGCGTGCTCCACGCGCGTGCCCGCGACCGTCACCTCGCCCGCGGTCGGACGCTGGAGCCCGTTGAGGCAGCGCAGGAGCGTCGACTTGCCGGAGCCCGACAGGCCCAGCAGGACGAGCAGCTCGCCGCGCGCGACGTCGAGGTCGACGCCCGCCAGGGCCGTGGTCCCGTCGAACTCCTTGACGAGACCCCGCACCCGGACGAGCGGCTCCGCCGCCACCGGCGCGGCGGGCACGGTCAGCCCTCGCACTTGTCCGACTTCGTGAGCGTGCAGACCTCGCGCGTGCCGTCGTAGTCCGCGTCCTCCGCGGGCGCGAAGCCCCACGCGTCCTCGTCCGTCAGCAGGCACTCGCCGTCGCAGAAGCCCTGCGAGAGCAGGTACTCCGAGTTGGCCTTCTCCGTGAGGAGGGTCGTGAGCGTGGCGATGTTCTCCGCACCGAGCGCGTCGTTGCCGACGAACAGCGAGCCCGAGATCTTGGGAGACCGCCAGACCTCCTTGAGGTCGCCGTCGGCGAGGTCGCCCGCGGCGGGCAGCGTGTCCTCCACCATCGACTGCATCGCGAAGCCCGCCTCGCAGTCGCCCGCGGCGACGGCGAGCGCCGACGCGTCGTGCCCGCCCGCGAACACCGGCTGCACGCCCGCGGCGAGGTCCTTCTCGGTGCCCGACGTGATGACGCCCGCGTCGATGAGGCCCGAGCTCGGGTAGAGGAAACCGGACGTGGAGCCCGGGTCGACGAAGCACACGCTGCGGCCGGCGAAGTCCTCGAGCCCGTCGATCTCGGCGTTGTCGCCCTGCGTGATGCCGAGCGAGTAGTAGCCGGGCTCGGCGCCCTTCTCCTCGATCACCGCGCCGAGCGGCGTGATCGCCGCGTCGTTGTGCGTCGCGATGACGTACGCGAACGAGCCGAGGAACGCGAGGTCGACCTTGTCCGCGATGAGGCCCTCGATGACGCCCGCGTAGTCCGACGCCTGGCTCACCTCGACCGTCGCGCCCGTCTCCGCCTCCAGCATCGCGATGATCGGCTCGTACCCGGCGGCGAGGTCGGTCGAGTTCTCCGCCGGGATGGCGCCGAGGCGCAGGACCTTCGGGAAGCCGCTCTCGGTGGTGCCGGTCGCGGACGCGTCGGCGGCCTCGCTCGACCCGCCGCACGCGGACAGGGCGAGCGCCGCGACGCCCGCCAGGGCCACGGCGGCGAAGGAGGTGGTGGTGGTCTTCATGTCGACTCCGGGGGTGTGACGTCCGAGGCGGCACCGGGGCCGGCGCCGACTGGAGTCTGGGAGGCGCGGACGAACCGACGGCCCTGCGCGGGTGAACCGCCGGTGAACTGTCGTTCACCGTCTCGCCAGGTCGTCCGGACAACATGCGCCCATGTCCCCGACCACCAGCGTCCCCGGCAGCGGGGTGCTCCCCGCCCGGAACCCCGGGCACGGTGCCCGCGACCTCGTCGACGCCCCGGCCGACTACGTCCTCGGCGGCGTGACCGCCGTCCTCCCGGACGCCGTCGTCGACGACGCGCGCGTCGTCGTGCGCTCCGGCCGCGTCGTCGAGGTCGGCCCCGCCCCGCGCGGCGCACGCCCCGACCTCCACGGCGGCGGCGCCCTGCTCCTGCCCGGCCTCGTCGACGTGCACACCGACGTCCTCGGCCACGAGGTGCGCCCCCGGCCGGGCGCCCGGCTGCCCGTCCCGCTCGCGGTGCGCACCGCGACCGCGCGGCTCGCCGCCGGGGGCGTCCTCACCGCCTTCCACGGGGTCGCCTACGGGGAGCGGACGCCCGTCGGGCTGCCCGCGGGCGAGCCGGAGCCGCGCGAGATGCTCGCGGCGCTCGCGGACGACGCGGCCCGCGTCGACGGCGCCCGCGCGCTGCACCGGCTCGACGTGCGGTGCCCGGCCGCGGTGGACGAGCTGCGCGCGGTCCTCGACGAGGCGGCGTCCGGGCCGGAGCGCGACGGGGCGGGCGCGGTGCCGCTCGTCTCGCACGAGGACCACACCCCCGGCATCGGGCAGTACGCGCGGCCGGCGACGATGGAGCGGTGGCTCGTCGAGCGCGCCGGCATGTCGGCGGACGCCGCGCACGACCACGTGGCGCGGTGGCGCACGGACCGCGAGGCGCGCGCCGACGTCGGGGCGGCGACGCTGGACTGGCTCGGTGGTCTCGCCCGGGCCGGGCGGGTGCGGCTCGCCGGGCACGACCCGGAGACGACGGCCGACGTCGAGGCCCTCGTCGCGCGGGGCGGCGCGGTCGCGGAGTTCCCGACGACGGTCGAGGCGGCGCGCGCGGCGCGGGCCGCCGGGCTCGTGGTGGTCGCCGGAGCCCCGAACGCGGTGCGCGGCGGGTCGCACGCGGCGAACGTCTCGGCGCGCGAGCTCGTCGCGCTCGGGCTGGTCGACGCGCTCGCGTCCGACTACGTGCCGTCCGCGATGCTCGCCGCCGTCGACGTGCTCGTGCGCGAGGGGCTGGCCTCGCTCCCGTCGGCGGTCGCGCTCGTCACCTCCGGCCCCGCGCGCGCGGCCGGTCTCACCGACCGCGGTGCGCTCGTCCCCGGGGCGCGGGCCGACCTCGTCCTGGTCCGGTCGCGCGGTGGCTGGTCGTCGGTCGCGGCGACGCTGCGCGCGGCGTCGGGCCCCGGTTCCCCAGGACCCGACGCCGCTCCGTCAGCGACCGGTCGGCGGACGACGGGTCAGCGGTCGGTCCATGCCTCCGGGAAGCCCGGCAGGTCCTCGCCGCCGAACTTCGCGTAGTGCAGCGACGGCATGTCCTTGTTCGCCTCGAGGTACGCGTCCAGCTCCTCGGCCTCGATCGGCGACTGCGGCAGGACCCACTCCGAGGGCACCTGCTCGCCGGCCCAGATCATCTGCGCCGCGAGGATCGGGGTGCGCCACTGGAAGTTCGAGTACACCGGGGCGATCGCGGTGAGGTCGGAGTCCTTCCAGGTGCGCAGGAAGCTCATCTCGTCCTCGCCGACCATGACGGGGTAGGGCTTGCCGGCGTCCTCGAACGCCTCGACCGCCGCGACGGCACCGTCGCCCGCGTCCATCCAGATGCCGTCCACGTCCCCGCGCTGCAGGTACTGCGTGACGATGTCCTTGATCTTCGCGCCGTCACCACCGGTGAACTCCGTGCCCACGACCTCGAGCTCGGACTCCGAGAAGATCTTGTCGGCCGCGGCCCAGCGGTTCTCCAGCACGTCCACGCCTGGTGCCACGCGGAGACCGAGGACGGTGGACCCGGGCTCGAGGTTCTCGACGAGGAAGTCCGCGCCCGCCGCACCGTAGGCGTAGCCCCCGATCGGGTGGATGAAGGTGACCATGCAGTCGGTGTTCACGCCGCGGTCGAACACGATGACGGGCGTGCCCGACTCGCACGCGGCCTCGACCGCGGGCGTCAGGGTCGCCGTCGTGGACGGGGAGATGACGATCGCGTCGCAGTCGCCGGCGTTGACGAAGGCCTGGATGTCGGAGATCTGCTTGTTGTCGTCGTCCGCCGCGTCCGAGACGCGGAACTCGCCGATGACGCCCTCGGACTTCAGCACGTCGACCTGCTGCTGCATCGTGATCCAGCCCGTCACGCGCCACGGGTTGGACACCGACGCGTTCGAGAAGCACAGCGTGTTGCCGCCCTCCGCGTTCGCGTACTCGGCCGTGTCCACGTACTCGGGCTCGATCGCCTGCAGCCACGGCTGGTCCGCCGGGCCCTCGGGCACGACCTCGCGCTGGGCGAGCTGACGGTCGTAGTCCGCCTGGACGAACCACTCGGAGCCGGCACCGCCGGTGTCCGTGCTCTCCGACGGCGCCGGGTCGGTCTCGGATCCGGCCGTCGGCGAGTCGGTGGTGCACGCGGCGAGGAGGAGGAGCGCGCTGAACGCTGCTCCGGTGGTGAGGAGTCGGGGGTTCTTCATGAGGTGGTTCTCCTAGGTGAGACGTCGTCGTCCCGCCGGAGGCGGGTGGGGCGCGCGGCCGGAGGACCGCGCGACGAGGAGACCCGCGGCCCGATCGGTCCGGGCGGGGTCAGCGGTGCGTCCGCGGGAGCGGAGCGGCAGGGTGTGCGCGGGGGCGCGGGTGGGGCGAGAGGAGGTGCTGCGGGGCGCGGGGTCAGCGACCGAGGAGCGACATGAGCTGCCGACGGATGCGCGTCTCGCTCTCGCTCGTGCCGGACAGCGGGCGGAACAGCGCGGTCTGCTTGATGCCCTCCATGGCGGAGAACATCAGCTCGACGGCCCCGTCGACGTCGTCGAGGTCGATCTCACCGGCACCGACGGCGCGGTGCACCAGACCGAGGAAGTACCGCTCGGCCTCGTCGAGGAACCCTGCCCAGCTCGCGCGGACGTCGGTGTCGTAGAGGGCCTGCGCGACGATCTCCGTGGTGAACACCCGGTTCTCGTCGTCCAGGAGGCAGTCCCGGACCGAATAGGCGACGGCGGCCTCGACGGCCGCGAGCCTGCTCGGCGCACCCTCCGTGGCACTCGCCATGTTGTCGCGCCACCGCCGGTAGTAGACGGCGCACGCGGCGAGGACGACCTCCTTCTTGGAGGAGTAGTGCCAGTAGAGGCTGCCCTTGGTGACACCCGCCTCCGCAGCGATCGCGTCCATGTTCACGCCGACGATCCCG
Protein-coding sequences here:
- the phnE gene encoding phosphonate ABC transporter, permease protein PhnE, which encodes MSAPAPEATRAVREAPAPPTAPRLPARPRATHRQLVLRGLAGGAVIATLVAASSIGLDLPTLVAGGEDVANLVERMLPPRVDDPARIATLAVDTVLMAFLGTVLATVLSVPLAFLAARTTTPHPAVAAVARAVITFCRAVPDLVFAVLFVRALGLGVLPGVLALALHSVGMLGKLFADAIEDADPGPREAVRSVGVGRLRELLNGVVPQVVPAWVSAFVYRVDINLRTSVVLGFVGAGGIGFALQDALRGLVYPKALGIVAVVLVLIAVMEVLAVAVRRTLLAPRRPRFRRDRAVRWISGGAAAALVVVAFARLGIDPLEIVTSVPSLLEVAGRTFPPDLTSLGPALWEAMLQTLAIGLVATGIGVVLSLPLGLLAARTVAPHPVVYAAARTTILVVRAIPELILAVVFVAAVGLGPVAGAMALGIGSIGFLGKLVADAVEEIPPGAAEAVRSVGGGWWKVLFSAVLPQGMPSIVGSGLYLLDVNIRTSTILGIVGAGGVGFLLFEAVRTLHFEVAGGIVLLVFLVVLVIERLSGWIRAQLT
- the phnC gene encoding phosphonate ABC transporter ATP-binding protein yields the protein MPAAPVAAEPLVRVRGLVKEFDGTTALAGVDLDVARGELLVLLGLSGSGKSTLLRCLNGLQRPTAGEVTVAGTRVEHASSRELRRLRTEVGFVFQQFNLVGRLTCLENVLVGGLGRVRGPRYGVSTYSRHMRAEALAHIERVGLADQAYQRADTLSGGQQQRVAIARTLMQRPQLVLADEPVASLDPENAGAVMDLFVRVCAEEGLTVVCTLHQVDLALGWADRLVGLRHGEKVLDRPAAGLTRDEALAIYRRVEPGTDASEGAAGSGAAADLARGVAQRSRARVPA
- a CDS encoding phosphate/phosphite/phosphonate ABC transporter substrate-binding protein, yielding MKTTTTSFAAVALAGVAALALSACGGSSEAADASATGTTESGFPKVLRLGAIPAENSTDLAAGYEPIIAMLEAETGATVEVSQASDYAGVIEGLIADKVDLAFLGSFAYVIATHNDAAITPLGAVIEEKGAEPGYYSLGITQGDNAEIDGLEDFAGRSVCFVDPGSTSGFLYPSSGLIDAGVITSGTEKDLAAGVQPVFAGGHDASALAVAAGDCEAGFAMQSMVEDTLPAAGDLADGDLKEVWRSPKISGSLFVGNDALGAENIATLTTLLTEKANSEYLLSQGFCDGECLLTDEDAWGFAPAEDADYDGTREVCTLTKSDKCEG
- a CDS encoding alpha-D-ribose 1-methylphosphonate 5-triphosphate diphosphatase, translating into MSPTTSVPGSGVLPARNPGHGARDLVDAPADYVLGGVTAVLPDAVVDDARVVVRSGRVVEVGPAPRGARPDLHGGGALLLPGLVDVHTDVLGHEVRPRPGARLPVPLAVRTATARLAAGGVLTAFHGVAYGERTPVGLPAGEPEPREMLAALADDAARVDGARALHRLDVRCPAAVDELRAVLDEAASGPERDGAGAVPLVSHEDHTPGIGQYARPATMERWLVERAGMSADAAHDHVARWRTDREARADVGAATLDWLGGLARAGRVRLAGHDPETTADVEALVARGGAVAEFPTTVEAARAARAAGLVVVAGAPNAVRGGSHAANVSARELVALGLVDALASDYVPSAMLAAVDVLVREGLASLPSAVALVTSGPARAAGLTDRGALVPGARADLVLVRSRGGWSSVAATLRAASGPGSPGPDAAPSATGRRTTGQRSVHASGKPGRSSPPNFA
- a CDS encoding substrate-binding domain-containing protein, which codes for MKNPRLLTTGAAFSALLLLAACTTDSPTAGSETDPAPSESTDTGGAGSEWFVQADYDRQLAQREVVPEGPADQPWLQAIEPEYVDTAEYANAEGGNTLCFSNASVSNPWRVTGWITMQQQVDVLKSEGVIGEFRVSDAADDDNKQISDIQAFVNAGDCDAIVISPSTTATLTPAVEAACESGTPVIVFDRGVNTDCMVTFIHPIGGYAYGAAGADFLVENLEPGSTVLGLRVAPGVDVLENRWAAADKIFSESELEVVGTEFTGGDGAKIKDIVTQYLQRGDVDGIWMDAGDGAVAAVEAFEDAGKPYPVMVGEDEMSFLRTWKDSDLTAIAPVYSNFQWRTPILAAQMIWAGEQVPSEWVLPQSPIEAEELDAYLEANKDMPSLHYAKFGGEDLPGFPEAWTDR
- a CDS encoding TetR/AcrR family transcriptional regulator, producing the protein MTETTTATAARSDELALAAFRLFSTRGIVGVNMDAIAAEAGVTKGSLYWHYSSKKEVVLAACAVYYRRWRDNMASATEGAPSRLAAVEAAVAYSVRDCLLDDENRVFTTEIVAQALYDTDVRASWAGFLDEAERYFLGLVHRAVGAGEIDLDDVDGAVELMFSAMEGIKQTALFRPLSGTSESETRIRRQLMSLLGR